In Rattus norvegicus strain BN/NHsdMcwi chromosome 1, GRCr8, whole genome shotgun sequence, a genomic segment contains:
- the Or5p5b gene encoding olfactory receptor Olr235 — protein MEPGNHTMVTEFIILGLTEDPTLCCIFFVLFLGVYLTTVLGNICIIILIRRSPQLRTPMYLFLSHLAFVDIGYSSSVTPVMIVNFLRERTAIPVTGCIVQLGSDVVFGTAECFLLAAMAYDRYVAICSPLRYSTLMSSRVCFILLVISYAGGCVNSSSFTSCLLSLTFCGPNKINHFFCDLPPLVELSCTHVYIADMSPAISAGSIIVITLFTIIISYVYILRSILRMRSTEGRHKAFSTCTSHLTAVTLFYGTVTFVYVIPKSSHSPDQIKVVSVFYTVVIPMLNPLIYSLRNKEVKEAMRKLMARTHSLF, from the coding sequence atgGAGCCTGGAAACCACACAATGGTAACAGAATTCATTATTTTGGGGCTAACTGAGGACCCCACCCTTTGTTGTATCTTCTTTGTGTTGTTCCTGGGTGTCTACCTCACCACCGTATTAGGCAATATCTGCATAATCATATTGATCAGAAGAAGCCCTCAGCTTCGCACCCCAATGTACCTCTTCCTCAGCCACTTGGCCTTTGTGGACATTGGGTACTCCAGCTCAGTCACACCTGTCATGATTGTTAATTTCCTGAGAGAGAGAACTGCCATCCCTGTGACTGGCTGCATAGTCCAGCTTGGCTCTGATGTGGTCTTTGGGACTGCTGAGTGCTTCCTGCTGGCCGCCatggcctatgatcgctatgtggccatctgctcaCCCCTGCGCTACTCCACTCTCATGTCTTCCAGGGTCTGCTTCATCTTACTGGTTATTTCCTATGCGGGTGGATGTGTCAACTCTTCATCATTCACTAGCTGTTTGTTGAGCCTGACTTTCTGTGGACCAAATAAAATCAACCATTTCTTCTGTGACCTCCCACCACTGGTGGAGCTTTCCTGTACCCATGTTTACATTGCTGATATGTCTCCTGCCATCTCAGCAGGCTCCATCATCGTCATCACTCTGTTCACAATCATTATTTCATATGTCTACATCCTTCGCTCCATCCTCAGGATGCGCTCTACTGAGGGGAGGCACAAGGCCTTCTCCACCTgcacctcccacctcactgcagtCACCCTGTTTTATGGGACAGTTACATTTGTTTATGTCATACCAAAGTCAAGTCACTCACCCGACCAAATTAAAGTGGTGTCTGTGTTCTACACAGTGGTGATACCCATGCTGAATCCATTGATCTACAGTCTGAGGAATAAGGAGGTGAAAGAGGCCATGAGGAAATTGATGGCGAGAACACATTCCTTATTTTGA
- the Or5p50 gene encoding olfactory receptor Olr237 has translation MAFQEDGNHTTVTEFILLGLTDDPVLKVILFTIILCIYLVTVSGNLSTILLIRVSSQLHHPMYFFLSHLASVDIGYSSSVTPNMLVNFLVERSTISYLGCTIQLGSGAFFGTLECFLLATMAYDRFIAICNPLLYSTKMSTQVCIQLLVGSYIGGFLNASSFLLSFFPLLFCGPNRVNHFFCDLAPLIELSCSGGNVPIVPASFCSAFVIIVTVFVIAVSYTYILITILKMRSTEGRQKAFSTCTSHLTAVTLFYGTITFIYAMPKSSYSTDQNKVVSVFYMVVIPMLNPLIYSLRNNEIKGALKRQLGKKIFS, from the coding sequence ATGGCTTTCCAGGAGGATGGGAACCACACTACAGTGACAGAGTTTATTTTATTGGGATTAACAGATGACCCAGTCCTTAAAGTCATCCTCTTCACCATCATCCTGTGCATCTACCTGGTGACTGTGTCTGGAAACCTCAGCACCATCCTTCTCATCAGAGTCTCCTCCCAGCTCCATCACCCcatgtatttttttctgagtCACTTGGCTTCTGTTGACATAGGCTACTCATCTTCTGTCACACCCAATATGCTTGTCAATTTCCTTGTGGAGAGAAGCACAATCTCCTACCTTGGATGTACCATCCAGCTTGGATCGGGTGCTTTTTTTGGGACACTTGAGTGCTTTCTTCTGGCCACCATGGCTTATGATCGCTTTATAGCAATCTGCAACCCACTGCTTTATTCAACCAAAATGTCCACACAAGTCTGTATCCAGTTGCTTGTAGGATCTTATATTGGTGGCTTTCTTaatgcttcctcctttcttctttccttctttcctcttctcttctgtggACCAAATAGAGTCAAtcactttttctgtgatttggctCCTTTGATAGAGCTCTCCTGTTCAGGTGGCAATGTCCCCATAGTTCCTGCCTCATTTTGTTCTGCCTTTGTCATTATAGTCACAGTGTTTGTCATAGCTGTCTCCTACACCTACATCCTCATCACCATCCTGAAGATGCGCTCTACTGAGGGCCGCCAGAAAGCCTTCTCCACCTgcacctcccacctcactgcagtCACTCTGTTCTATGGAACCATCACCTTCATTTATGCAATGCCTAAGTCTAGTTACTCCACAGACCAGAACAAGGTGGTGTCTGTGTTCTACATGGTGGTGATCCCCATGTTGAACCCCCTCATCTACAGTCTCAGGAATAATGAGATTAAGGGTGCTCTGAAGAGACAGCTTGGTAAAAAAATATTCTCTTAG